One window from the genome of uncultured Tateyamaria sp. encodes:
- a CDS encoding translocation/assembly module TamB domain-containing protein, protein MLLVLLWPLAALAQDEEDRGFIVGLLESSLGGEGRTVRIDGFAGALSSRATIERITIADSEGIWLTLEDVAMQWNRSALFRATIDIEELRAARIDLPRLPVARPNDLPAPEAAPFALPDLPAAIRIAQLNLSEVVLGAPVLGEAAVLTVSGAAELAGGAGSAQLAARRTDGPRAAFDLNAAYANDTRDLTLDLGLSEGAEGLVSGLLNIPDRPSLDLSVAGAGALSDFNATLDLRTDDTPRLAGTLALQSTEDGPMAFDAALDGDVTALILPEYRSFFGPDVGLTARGSTDADGALTLEDFALDTRALQLAGEAALNGDGWPSFLDISGTLADPSGDPVAVPGADGTTLSGAELVIDFDASQSDALVARITATDLDAAGNGVQEVALTFDGTLSGAVGTIGALAGRVDFDATGVALADPALSDAVGTALSGGLDVRYAENAPLDLAAMSIASAAWVMTGAAQIDGFSDGLETEFDTALVTQDLSAFAGLAGLDLSGAGQVSLGGSAALGGFFDIEIAGQTRDLAVGIAQADTLLSGQTDLTVAARRDTTGTFVDRLTLENAALELTASADLRTGGSVARFNAALADVGQVTEAVSGPITLDGTATQTGDIWDISTGLSGPLETTATGTARLSPDGTGVTLNATVGDIAALVPQVDGDIALTATANQTDGAWQFDTQIDGPADARAAITGLLDDGRLTARYDVAAPDLAAFAPGVPGGATLVGDVRQTATGWAFDTDVTGPYASSGRVSGTFDQVLVTDFDLALPNVAAVAPGINGTLALDGTLTQTARGWDVVTDLAGPYSSSGRVSGALADGVASARYALSVPNIAPLVPGLNGGASIEGTVQQVGTDYDIDARIAGPSGTTATASGRVASDGNLNLNTQGQVQLGLANPFIAPRTIIGSAGFDLAVNGPPALSSVSGQITTRGARLATPNLPASISDLSGSVRLAAGQAALDFTAAIAEGGSVGIAGPITLNGSYPAQLGVTLNSVVLRDPALYTTTVDGNIALSGPLTGGAAISGQINLGETNVQVPSTGISTFGAIPDIRHIGATRPVMRTRARAGLGPKDEQAGGGAAFPLDLTINAPNRIFIRGRGLDAELGGQLRLSGTTADIISTGQFDLIRGRLSILAQRFTLDEGRVTLQGRFEPILLFVVETDTATGTARIIVDGPADDPEVRFESTPEAPEDQVLAQIIFGRDISQLSAFQALQLASAVASLAGARGEGVVSRLRGSFGLDDLDVTSDGEGNTAVRAGRYLSENIYTDVTVGGADGPEVSLNIDLTPNITARGTVGADANTGIGIFIEKDY, encoded by the coding sequence ATGCTCCTTGTCCTTCTGTGGCCCCTGGCGGCGCTGGCCCAGGACGAAGAGGATCGCGGGTTTATCGTGGGTCTGCTGGAAAGCAGCCTGGGTGGCGAAGGGCGCACCGTGCGCATCGACGGCTTTGCCGGGGCGCTCAGCAGCCGCGCCACGATCGAACGGATCACCATTGCCGACAGCGAAGGCATCTGGCTGACGCTGGAAGATGTGGCGATGCAATGGAACCGCAGCGCGCTGTTCCGCGCGACAATCGATATCGAGGAACTGCGCGCCGCGCGTATCGACCTGCCCCGCCTGCCCGTTGCGCGACCCAATGACCTGCCCGCGCCCGAGGCCGCACCCTTTGCCCTGCCGGACCTGCCCGCCGCGATCCGCATCGCGCAGTTGAACCTGTCCGAAGTGGTACTGGGCGCGCCGGTCCTGGGCGAAGCGGCGGTGCTGACCGTTTCGGGTGCCGCCGAACTGGCCGGCGGAGCCGGCAGCGCGCAGCTGGCCGCGCGGCGCACGGATGGGCCGCGTGCAGCGTTCGACCTCAATGCGGCATATGCCAACGACACGCGCGACCTGACGCTGGACCTCGGGCTCAGCGAAGGGGCCGAGGGCCTTGTGTCCGGCCTGCTCAACATCCCCGACCGGCCCAGCCTTGATCTGTCCGTCGCAGGGGCAGGCGCGCTCAGCGATTTCAACGCCACGCTGGATCTGCGCACGGACGACACGCCGCGGCTGGCCGGAACCCTTGCGCTGCAAAGTACGGAAGACGGGCCGATGGCCTTTGACGCGGCCCTGGATGGGGATGTCACCGCGTTGATCCTTCCGGAATACCGGTCCTTCTTTGGACCCGACGTCGGGTTGACGGCGCGCGGCAGCACGGATGCGGACGGGGCGCTGACGCTTGAGGATTTCGCACTGGACACGCGGGCCCTGCAATTGGCGGGCGAGGCGGCGCTGAACGGCGATGGCTGGCCGAGCTTTCTCGATATCTCGGGCACGCTGGCTGATCCCTCCGGGGATCCGGTCGCCGTGCCCGGCGCGGATGGCACCACGTTGTCCGGTGCAGAACTGGTCATTGATTTTGATGCCAGCCAAAGCGATGCGCTGGTTGCGCGGATCACGGCAACCGATCTGGATGCGGCGGGCAACGGGGTGCAAGAGGTTGCGCTGACCTTTGACGGAACGCTGAGCGGGGCGGTGGGCACCATCGGCGCATTGGCGGGGCGGGTTGACTTTGACGCAACCGGGGTCGCGCTTGCCGACCCCGCGCTGTCCGATGCGGTGGGCACGGCGCTGTCAGGTGGACTGGACGTACGATATGCAGAGAACGCGCCGCTTGATCTGGCGGCGATGTCCATCGCATCCGCGGCGTGGGTGATGACGGGTGCCGCGCAGATCGATGGGTTTAGCGATGGGTTGGAGACCGAATTCGACACGGCGCTGGTAACACAGGACCTGTCCGCCTTTGCAGGTCTTGCGGGGCTGGACCTGTCGGGGGCCGGGCAGGTGTCGCTTGGCGGCTCTGCGGCGCTTGGGGGCTTTTTTGATATCGAGATCGCGGGGCAGACCCGCGATCTGGCCGTGGGCATCGCACAGGCCGACACGCTGCTGTCCGGGCAGACCGACCTGACGGTCGCCGCGCGCCGCGACACAACGGGCACCTTCGTGGACCGGTTGACGCTGGAAAACGCGGCGCTGGAGCTGACGGCCAGTGCCGATCTGCGCACCGGCGGCTCGGTCGCCCGCTTCAATGCGGCGCTGGCGGATGTGGGACAGGTGACCGAAGCGGTGTCAGGCCCCATCACGCTGGACGGGACAGCCACGCAAACCGGCGACATCTGGGACATCAGCACGGGCTTGTCCGGTCCGTTGGAGACCACAGCGACCGGGACGGCACGGCTGTCGCCTGACGGCACCGGTGTCACGCTGAACGCGACCGTGGGCGATATCGCGGCACTGGTGCCACAGGTCGACGGGGACATCGCCCTGACCGCCACGGCCAACCAGACCGATGGGGCCTGGCAGTTCGACACGCAGATTGACGGCCCCGCCGACGCCCGCGCCGCGATCACGGGCCTGTTGGATGATGGCCGCCTGACGGCGCGCTATGACGTGGCGGCACCGGATCTCGCCGCCTTTGCGCCGGGCGTGCCTGGGGGGGCCACGCTGGTGGGCGATGTCCGGCAGACGGCCACGGGCTGGGCCTTTGACACCGATGTGACAGGCCCCTACGCCAGCAGCGGCCGCGTTTCGGGCACATTTGACCAGGTCCTGGTAACGGATTTTGACCTTGCCCTGCCCAATGTGGCGGCGGTGGCACCGGGGATAAACGGCACCCTGGCCCTCGACGGGACGCTCACGCAGACGGCCCGGGGATGGGACGTTGTGACCGACCTTGCCGGACCTTACAGCAGCAGCGGGCGGGTCAGCGGGGCGCTTGCGGATGGCGTTGCCTCTGCGCGCTACGCCCTCAGCGTGCCCAATATCGCGCCGCTTGTGCCCGGCCTGAACGGTGGCGCATCCATTGAGGGCACGGTCCAGCAGGTGGGGACGGATTACGACATCGACGCCCGGATTGCGGGGCCGTCGGGCACAACGGCCACGGCATCCGGGCGGGTTGCGTCAGATGGCAATCTGAACCTGAACACCCAGGGTCAGGTGCAGTTGGGTCTTGCCAATCCCTTCATCGCGCCCCGGACGATCATCGGCTCCGCCGGCTTTGACCTGGCCGTGAACGGGCCGCCTGCGCTATCTTCGGTGTCCGGCCAGATCACGACGCGGGGTGCACGGCTCGCGACCCCGAACCTGCCGGCCTCCATCTCGGATCTCAGCGGGTCGGTGCGCCTTGCGGCGGGTCAGGCCGCACTTGATTTCACGGCGGCCATCGCCGAAGGCGGCAGCGTCGGCATCGCGGGTCCAATCACGCTGAACGGCAGCTATCCGGCCCAGTTGGGGGTGACCCTGAACAGTGTCGTGCTGCGCGATCCGGCCCTCTATACCACCACCGTCGATGGCAACATCGCGTTGAGTGGACCACTGACAGGCGGGGCTGCGATTTCGGGGCAGATCAATCTGGGGGAAACCAACGTGCAGGTGCCATCGACGGGCATTTCCACATTTGGCGCCATCCCGGACATCCGGCATATCGGGGCCACCCGCCCCGTCATGCGCACCCGCGCCCGCGCGGGCCTTGGCCCGAAGGACGAACAGGCAGGTGGCGGCGCCGCCTTCCCGCTTGATCTGACAATCAACGCGCCCAACCGCATCTTTATCCGTGGTCGCGGCCTTGATGCCGAACTGGGCGGGCAGTTGCGTCTGTCCGGGACAACCGCCGACATCATTTCGACCGGACAGTTCGACCTGATCCGGGGACGGCTGAGCATCCTCGCCCAGCGTTTCACCCTTGATGAAGGCCGCGTGACGCTGCAGGGGCGGTTCGAGCCGATCCTGCTGTTTGTCGTGGAAACCGACACCGCGACCGGGACGGCGCGCATCATCGTGGACGGGCCTGCCGACGATCCCGAGGTCCGGTTCGAGTCCACGCCCGAAGCGCCCGAGGACCAGGTGCTGGCACAGATCATCTTTGGCCGTGACATCAGCCAGCTGTCGGCTTTTCAGGCGCTGCAACTTGCCAGCGCCGTGGCCAGCCTTGCCGGGGCCCGTGGCGAAGGGGTGGTGTCGCGATTGCGCGGGTCATTTGGTCTGGACGACCTTGATGTGACGTCGGACGGCGAAGGCAACACCGCCGTGCGGGCGGGCCGCTACCTGTCCGAAAACATCTATACCGATGTGACGGTTGGCGGGGCCGACGGGCCCGAAGTGTCCCTGAACATCGACCTGACGCCCAACATCACGGCGCGCGGCACGGTCGGGGCGGATGCCAATACCGGCATCGGTATCTTCATCGAAAAGGACTACTGA